A stretch of DNA from Gemmatimonadaceae bacterium:
CCCAGGGCACGGGCGGCGTGTGGCACGTGCTCCTGCCCGACGGCACGGTGCACGAGGCGTCGATGCGCGGCCGCCTGAAGAAAGCCGACGTCGGCCGCCGGGCCGGCGGATCCATCCGGCGCGACACCGAGACCGCGGGCCGTGAGGCCGTGAAGCTCGCGGTGGGCGACCGCGTGCGGCTGGAGCGCGACGCCCGCGGCCAGTCGCTGGCCATCGCCGAGATCCTGCCCCGCACCTCCCGCCTGGCGCGGCGGGCACCCGGCGGCGCGCGCGGCGAACGCATCATCGCCGCCAACGTGGATCAGGTGGTGATCGTGTTCGCGGCGGCGAACCCCGAACCGCATCTGCGCATGGTCGACCGGTTTCTCGTGATCGCCGAGGCCAACGGACTGCCGGCGCGTCTCGTCGTCAACAAGGTCGACCTCGTGGGCCCCGAGGTGGCGCACGCCCGCTTCACCGACTACCCGCGCGCCGGATATCCGGTGCACTTCACCAGCGTCAAACGCGGCGACGGGCTCGAGGTGCTGTCGCGGGCGCTCGCCGGCCGCGCCTCGGTGCTCACCGGACCCAGCGGCGCCGGAAAATCGTCGCTGCTCAACGCCATGTTCCCGGGCCTCGACCTGCGGGTGGGCGAGGTGAGCGCGTCGGTCAACAAGGGTCGCCACACCACGGTCGGCGCGTCGCTGCACCCGCTGCCCGGCGCCGGTGGCGGCTACGTGATGGACACGCCGGGGCTGCGCGAAGTGGGCATGTGGGAGTTGCCCGTGGAGCGGCTCGATCTCTGCTTTCCCGAGATCCGCGTGCATCGGGAGCAGTGCCGGTTCGCCGACTGCCTGCACAGCGTGGAGCCCGACTGCGCGGTGCGCGCGGCCCTGGAGCGCGGCGAGGTGGCCGTGAGCCGCTACGAGAGCTACCTCAAGCTGTCGGAGGAGCTGGCCAGCGAGAAGCCGTCCTGGTAGCGCGCCGGGCCACAACGCACACGGGGCGCGCGCTCGACTGAGCGCGCGCCCCGCGTGCTGCCTCCGGCAGGGCTGGCGGCCTAGTGCTTCATCAGGATCAGGAACTTGGACGACGCC
This window harbors:
- the rsgA gene encoding ribosome small subunit-dependent GTPase A, whose product is MTGAEELVGTVSQGTGGVWHVLLPDGTVHEASMRGRLKKADVGRRAGGSIRRDTETAGREAVKLAVGDRVRLERDARGQSLAIAEILPRTSRLARRAPGGARGERIIAANVDQVVIVFAAANPEPHLRMVDRFLVIAEANGLPARLVVNKVDLVGPEVAHARFTDYPRAGYPVHFTSVKRGDGLEVLSRALAGRASVLTGPSGAGKSSLLNAMFPGLDLRVGEVSASVNKGRHTTVGASLHPLPGAGGGYVMDTPGLREVGMWELPVERLDLCFPEIRVHREQCRFADCLHSVEPDCAVRAALERGEVAVSRYESYLKLSEELASEKPSW